Part of the Microbacterium immunditiarum genome is shown below.
AGCAGCGGGTTGTCGGTCGCCATGCTTCCCAGCCTACTGAGGTGGCATCGGGTGCCGCCATTCCTTTGCAAACAAGCGATTGCAAAGGAATACTTGCAAAGAGTTGTTTGCACGAGTAACGTGAGGGCCATGGAAGACGAGATCCGCGAAGAGGACGACAAGGCTCTGCTGGGCGCCCGCCCTGACGACCGCGTGCTCGACACCGGCGCCCTCCGGGCTCTGGCGCACCCGCTGCGGGTGCGGATCTACGACATCCTGAGCCAGTACGGTCCGCAGACCGCCAGCTCACTCGCCGAGCGGCTGGGTGAGTCGTCGGGATCGACCAGCTACCACCTGCGCGCACTCGCGAAGCACGACCTGATCGAAGAGGTCGAAGGTCGGGGCAACGCCCGCGAGCGCTGGTGGCAGCGACCTGTCGGGGGCGTGTCCTTCGCCAACCCCGACGCGATGAAGACACCGTCGGGGCGCGCCGCGACACAGCTCGTGATGAGCGAGTTCTTCCGGCTGCGCAACGAGCAGCTCATGGAGTTCATTCGACACGGGCTCACCGACGAAGAGGAGGCGTGGCAGGAGTCGAGCATGATCTCCACCGCCCACGCCCGCCTCACGCCGGCGCAGAGCGCGGAGCTGACCCGCAAGATCATGGCCTTGATCGATGAGGCCGTCGACAACTACCGCAACCAGACAGGCGACGACGTGCGGCCGGTCACGATCCG
Proteins encoded:
- a CDS encoding ArsR/SmtB family transcription factor, with translation MEDEIREEDDKALLGARPDDRVLDTGALRALAHPLRVRIYDILSQYGPQTASSLAERLGESSGSTSYHLRALAKHDLIEEVEGRGNARERWWQRPVGGVSFANPDAMKTPSGRAATQLVMSEFFRLRNEQLMEFIRHGLTDEEEAWQESSMISTAHARLTPAQSAELTRKIMALIDEAVDNYRNQTGDDVRPVTIRADVFPLPQLGEES